Within the bacterium genome, the region TTTATCCTTTAAAAGACCTGGAGCAATCTTCGCACAATAGGCAATCGCGTGAGCAGATTCTAATGCGGGAAGTATTATCTCTGTTTGTGCAAGAAGAAAAAATCCATCCAGAGCCTCTTTGTCATTTATAACAACATATTCTGCCCTATTTTTTTCTTTATAAAAGCTATGCTCAGGCCCTACACCTGGATAATCAAGGCCAGCGGCAATTGAATGTGTCTCTTTAATTTGGCCATCTTTATCCTGGAGGAGGTATGAAAGACATCCATGTAATACGCCCCTTTCACCCTTACACAAAGATGCTGCACCAATTGCCTCAACACCAATAAATTTAACATCGCTGTTATAAAATGGATAAAATATACCAATTGCATTAGAGCCTCCACCAACACAGGCAATAAGGTAATCTGGAAGCCTTCCCTCTTGTTTTAAAATCTGCTTTTTTGCCTCAATTCCAATTACTTTCTGAAAATCCCTAACCATCATAGGATATGGATGTGGGCCTACAACAGAGCCAAGCACATAATAGGTATCTTTGACATTAGAGACCCAATCCCTCAATGCCTCATTTATAGCATCCTTAAGGGTTTTAGAGCCTGAATCTACCGGATTTACCTTTGCACCAAGCAGCTCCATTCTTATGACATTAAGCCTTTGCCTTCTTATATCCTCACATCCCATATAGACCTCGCATTTTAAGCCAAGCATAGCAGATGCTGCTGCTGTTGCAATTCCATGTTGACCTGCACCTGTTTCAGCTATTATCCTTTCCTTTCCCATATATTTTGCAAGCAAAACTTGAGCAACTGTGTTGTTTATCTTGTGTGCTCCTGTATGACAAAGGTCTTCCCTCTTTAAGTATATTTTTGCACCACCCAGCTTTTTTGTAAGCTTCTCTGCAAAATATAATGGCGTTGGCCTTCCTACATAAACCGAAAGCAACCTTTTTAACTCAGTTTGAAATCCTTTATCTTTTTTTGCCTTATTATATGCCTTAAGAAGCTCATCCAGAGCAAAGATAAGGGTCTCTGGAATAAACCTTCCGCCGAAGCCATTGAAATATCCTTTTTTATTGGGAAGCTTTTGCATTTTTATAAAATCTTACCGCAATTTTGCATTTTGATTTTTGAGTTTTGCATTTCGGACAAATTCCTCCATCTTCTTGTGGTCTTTTTTTCCTGGGTATTCCTCTATCCCTGAGCTTACATCCACCCCATAGGGAGAGACAATCCTAATTGCCTCCTTGATATTTTCTGGATTAAGCCCACCTGATAAAATAACCCTTCCCTTTTTTGCCAATTGCTTTGCAATACTTAGCTCATATGGTTTTTCTTTTTTATCAAGCAGCCAGGTTATCCCTTTGTATCCCTCTATTTTTTCTATATCTTTATCGCCTTCTATTCTGAATGCCTTGATAACCCTTGGAAACTCAAGGCAATATGAAAATGGCTCACTTCCATGGAGCTGGACAATGTCTATGCCGCAATATTCTCTAATTTTCTTTATTTCTTTAATCTTGGCATCAACAAAGACACCTGCTACGCTGATAAAGGGAGGAATATCTTTTATTATTTGCCTTGCTTTATCTGGCTCTATAAACCTTTTGGAGCCTTCATAGAATATAAAACCCAATGCATCAATACCCAATCTTATGGCAATCTCTACATCCTCCTTTTCTCTTAACCCACATATCTTAATCTTTGGCATTCAATAAATATCAGCAAAGGGGAAGAAGTGGATTGTTGGGCGAACGGGGATTAGGAACAAGCCTTTTCTCAATAGGAGAAATATGCCAATCCATTTCTTCTAAGGGAACAGCGCCAAGAAGGGGTTGTGTTCCATAGGGAAGCTCTATAACCCTAACTTGAGAAATACGGCCTTCTACCTCAACCTCTGCAATACCAAAAACCCTGTACTCATGTTGACCACCATCGGCGGTAAATACTTTAACCTTACCAAGTTCCTCAAGATTCAAGACCTCAAGAAGATCAGCAGGAAGTGCTAATTCAGCTGCCCCAGAATCAACAATTGCTTCACAAGAAACCTCCTTCCCCTGCCTTTCTGGTGGCAGAAACCGATTTTGCCAATTCTTAACCTTTATTGGAACAGAAAATACACCCATTAAAGACATTATAAATAAATTTTACTAGATTTTTCAAGTATTTTAGCTATGTGGCATAAGATTTCGCTACCTTTACCTTTCCTTTTTTCTTAAGCCAATCATACCAATCACCTAATATTCTATCCCTCTTTTTAGATAATGCATAAACCATTATTTCCTTATATTCATCCTTAAAACGGCTCATCTGGGGGGCCAAAAATTTATTAACCCTGATGATATGAAATCCAAACCCTGTCTTGGTTACGGTTGATACCTCCCCCTCTTTTGCTTTAAAGATAACCTCAGAAAGCTCAGGGGCAATAAACCTTCCATAGGCTACCTCACTATTCAATTTTTCAAGCAAATCCCTGTTTTCCTTTGTATCAGTTCCCGAAAGAACAAGCTTTGGGATTATTCCAATTCTTCCTTGATACCTTTTTGAAGAGCTACCATTGGAATAAAGGGAAACACCCTGTTCAAATGTTAGTGTTCCCTTTTTTATCTTTTCTAAAACAAGGTCTGCTTGCTTTGAGGCACTTCCCACAGCATCGTCCTCGTTCCTTAACTCCTTTCTTATTTCTTCCTCTGCCTCTTTCAGGGTCTTTGGAACATCGGGCTTTTTCTCCTCGCATTTTATGATATGATAGCCAAATTTTGTCTTTACAATGTCGGATATCTTTCCAGGCTCTAAGGCATAAGCTGCCTTTTCAAAATCCCTGTCCATCCTTCCTGGGCCAAAAAATCCTAAGTCTCCACCGTTAACCTTTGATGGGCAATCCGAGTTATTCTTTGCAAGCTCTGCGAAATCAGCACCACCCCTTAGCTGTTGCATAATGGAGGAAATCCTATTTTTAGCTGCATCGTCCTGTTCCTTTGTTGGCTTTGGAGGAACAAAAACAAGGATATGCCGAACCCTTATATCTCCTGGCTTTTTGTAATTATCCTTAAATTCATCGTATTGCTCCTTTATTCTCTTTTGTGAAACATAGGATGCAGGGTCAATAAGGATATGGGAAACATCAGCTTGTTTATAATTATCATCAAAAAACTCTCTGATTTCAAGGCCTGTAACATCAATAGGATCTGTTACAATGGCTTCCATCTTTGATATTAAAAGCTCATCCCTTACTTCGTTCTCTTTGTATCTCCAATATGCTGAATTCCAAACCTTTCTTGCCTGCTGATATGTTGCATCATCCTGAAATGAAAGCCTCATTGCCTGAATTACCTCTTTGTCTGTTACAGAAAGACCCATTTTCTTTGCCTCTTTAAATAAAAGCTTTCTCTTAATAACCTCATCCAATGCCCTTTTATCAAGGTCTGGAATCATAGACTCATCAAAATCCTTAAACCTTTGTTTATACCTCTCTACTATCCTGCCTTTTGATTCCCTATGCTCTATCTCTGTAATTTCCTTTCCATCTATTGAGCCATACAAAGGCTCTTCGCTTTTATATTGAGAGCCTAAATTCTTCATCCCCCAGCTTATGAATATTGTTCCAATAATAAAGCTTATCATCAAAACCCAAAATATTGGTTTTGCCTTTCTTCTTAATACCCTTATCATAGCCTAAAGATTACTTTTATAATGCCTCTATGTCAAGAGTTTCTTTTGCTAAACACATACACATTGAAATAAAGAGAAAAAAGATGATATAATAATTTAAATACAGATGAAAATATCTTGTCATCTTCTTATTTCTGGTTCTGTCCAGGGGGTATTCTTTAGAGCAAATACAAGGGATATTGCAAATTCCCTTTTTCTTTCTGGATGGGTAAAAAACCTTCCTGATGGGAAGGTTGAGGTAATGGCAAGTGGAGAAAAGGAAAATATTGAAAAGCTTATAGAGTGGTGCAAAAAGGGGCCAAGGGGTGCAGATGTTTCTAATGTGGAAATAGAATATGGGGATTCTATAGATGAATTTAAAGGGTTTCAAATAATATATTTTAGATAGTGCGTGAATTGATGGTGCTAATTGTTCTTTTTTTACCTCTTATTATAGAGGCGTTTTATGCTCCTGTTAACTGGATAAACGACATTTTATCTTCTAAAAAAGAAAGCTCTATCTATGTTGCAACTTTTGAGGGCGTCTATAAAAGCAGGGATTTTGGAAATTCTTTTAAACAAATCAACAACGGCTTTTTTAACCTTCATATCAACTCAATTGAGATGGATAAAGATGGTAGGGTTTATGCAGGATGTGACGATGGGCTATATCTTTTAAAAAATGAGAGGTGGGAAAAGATTAAAGATGTAGCATTTGTAAGAAAAATCTTAATTTTAAATAAAACAGTTTTTATTACAACAGAGATTGGTAAGGTATTAAGGAACAATGGGAAATCCTGGGATACTGTTATTAGTCTTAAATCGCCGATTACAGGGATTGCCTCCTCTGACAAAATACTCTATGTTTCCTCATACAATGATGGAATCTATAAAAGTTGTGATTGTGGGAAAAATTGGAAAAGGCTTGAATTTGAGGGTAAAAGGATATGGGATATTCTTCCCGACAAAAACTCCCTTTTTGTTGCAAGTGAAGAAGGGCTTTTTAAAGGCTCTAATACCTGGAAGGCTTTGAATTATGGTCTTACAACAAAAGACATTAGGGTTATTAAAAAAGACAAAAATATCCTCTATCTTGGCTCATATATCGGTGGTTTCTTTATAAGCTATGACAATGGAGGTAAATGGTATCCAGCAAATACAAGGCTTTTTAATACAAATATAAGGGATATTGAAATATTACAAGATAAAATTTATCTTGCAACAGAAAATGGCATTTACAAAACAGATAATAAAGGGCAATCATTCAAAAGGCTTTCAAATGGCCTTGTTTATCTATCTCAACCCCCTCCATCCAAAAGCCCTGATGATATAAGAAAAAGAAAGGAGAAGCTGGGAATAAAGCCACCTTCAAAAGAAGGAGAAGCTGCAGGGGGACATGGCGGAGGACATTAGGTTTTTGAAAAGAAAAATAGCAATTTTTACTGGGATGTTTCTTACCTGCCTTTTGCAATTGTTTCTTACATCAGACACAATTGTTCAAGAAGACAAGCCTATCCTTCTAGCAACAACCACCAGCGTGCAGGATACTGGATTACTTGAGGTGCTGGTGGATGGATTTATGAAAAAGACAGGGTTGACAGTAAAAGCCATTGCTGTTGGAACAGGCCAGGCACTCCAATTGGGTAAAAACGGCGAGGTTGATATCTTGTGGGTGCACAGCCCAGACGATGAGATAGAGTTTGTTAAGAATGGCTATGGATTAGAGAGAACTACCTTTATGCACAATGATTTTGTTGTTTTAGGACCAAAAAATGACCCAGCAAAAATCAAAGGACTAAAAACAGCCACAAAAGTATTTAAACGGATTGCTTGTGCTAATGTTTTGTTTGTCTCTAGGGGAGACAATTCCGGCACGCATAAAAAAGAGAAGAAGCTCTGGCAGGCTGTTGGCAAACTTCCCAATAAAAAATGTTATATTGAAGCAGGACAGGGTATGGCAGCTACTCTTAATATAGCCAATCAGAAGCTTGCTTACTGCCTGACAGACAGGTCTACCTATTTAACCTTAAAAAAGTCTCTGGATTTAGTTGTGCTTTTTGAAGGTGATAAGACATTGTTTAACTATTACAGCTTGATTTTGGTAAATCCTGAAAGATTCAAGGGTGTGAATGCACAAGGGACAAGAAAATTTTTTGATTACCTCCTTTCTAATGAAACAAGGGATATTGTGGAAAACTTTGGCAAGGATAAATTTGGCAAGCAGATTTTTTATTGGGACTTAAGCCGATGATTTACATTTTTGAGGGATTTAAAAAAGCAATTTTTTTGCTTCTTAATTTAAACCCAGAGATTTTAGAGATTATACGGCTTTCTTTGCTTGTCTCCATTGCAAGCACTATTGTGGCGATTATCATTGGACTACCACTAGGAAGCGTTATTGCCCTTAACCGTTTCCACGGTAAAAAATTAGTCATTGCTTCTATAAATACCGGCATGGGATTGCCTCCTGTTGTTGTTGGGCTTTTGGTAGCACTCATCCTTTTTCGTAATGGTCCCTTGGGTTTTTTGGGATGGCTCTATACTGTTAAGGGGATGATTATTGCTCAGGTGATTATTGCTACACCAATTATTACAGGATTGTCTATGGCGGCTGTTCAGAGTGTTGATGTAAAATTTTATCAGCAGGTAATAGCATTGGGGGCAAATAAGGTACAAAGAGTCTGGGTAGTATTTAAGGAAATAAAGCTATCATTATTAGCCGCTATTGTGGCTGGTTTTGGAAGCGTTATCTCTGAAGTTGGAGCAGTAATGATGGTAGGAGGCAATATCAAAGGACAAACCAGGGTTTTAACCACAGCCACAGTCCTAGAAACAAATATGGGAAATTTTGATATAGCTATTGCCTTAGGCTTGATTTTACTATTGATAAGTTTTATGGTAAATGCTACTTTAACCTTAATCCAGCAAAGAAGATTGTGATTAAAATTAAGGACTTATATTTAGAA harbors:
- the trpB gene encoding tryptophan synthase subunit beta is translated as MQKLPNKKGYFNGFGGRFIPETLIFALDELLKAYNKAKKDKGFQTELKRLLSVYVGRPTPLYFAEKLTKKLGGAKIYLKREDLCHTGAHKINNTVAQVLLAKYMGKERIIAETGAGQHGIATAAASAMLGLKCEVYMGCEDIRRQRLNVIRMELLGAKVNPVDSGSKTLKDAINEALRDWVSNVKDTYYVLGSVVGPHPYPMMVRDFQKVIGIEAKKQILKQEGRLPDYLIACVGGGSNAIGIFYPFYNSDVKFIGVEAIGAASLCKGERGVLHGCLSYLLQDKDGQIKETHSIAAGLDYPGVGPEHSFYKEKNRAEYVVINDKEALDGFFLLAQTEIILPALESAHAIAYCAKIAPGLLKDKIIIINLSGRGDKDVEEVAEKVKSQKSKVKSEDE
- a CDS encoding phosphoribosylanthranilate isomerase, with the translated sequence MPKIKICGLREKEDVEIAIRLGIDALGFIFYEGSKRFIEPDKARQIIKDIPPFISVAGVFVDAKIKEIKKIREYCGIDIVQLHGSEPFSYCLEFPRVIKAFRIEGDKDIEKIEGYKGITWLLDKKEKPYELSIAKQLAKKGRVILSGGLNPENIKEAIRIVSPYGVDVSSGIEEYPGKKDHKKMEEFVRNAKLKNQNAKLR
- a CDS encoding peptidylprolyl isomerase produces the protein MIRVLRRKAKPIFWVLMISFIIGTIFISWGMKNLGSQYKSEEPLYGSIDGKEITEIEHRESKGRIVERYKQRFKDFDESMIPDLDKRALDEVIKRKLLFKEAKKMGLSVTDKEVIQAMRLSFQDDATYQQARKVWNSAYWRYKENEVRDELLISKMEAIVTDPIDVTGLEIREFFDDNYKQADVSHILIDPASYVSQKRIKEQYDEFKDNYKKPGDIRVRHILVFVPPKPTKEQDDAAKNRISSIMQQLRGGADFAELAKNNSDCPSKVNGGDLGFFGPGRMDRDFEKAAYALEPGKISDIVKTKFGYHIIKCEEKKPDVPKTLKEAEEEIRKELRNEDDAVGSASKQADLVLEKIKKGTLTFEQGVSLYSNGSSSKRYQGRIGIIPKLVLSGTDTKENRDLLEKLNSEVAYGRFIAPELSEVIFKAKEGEVSTVTKTGFGFHIIRVNKFLAPQMSRFKDEYKEIMVYALSKKRDRILGDWYDWLKKKGKVKVAKSYAT
- a CDS encoding acylphosphatase; amino-acid sequence: MKISCHLLISGSVQGVFFRANTRDIANSLFLSGWVKNLPDGKVEVMASGEKENIEKLIEWCKKGPRGADVSNVEIEYGDSIDEFKGFQIIYFR
- a CDS encoding substrate-binding domain-containing protein, which translates into the protein MKRKIAIFTGMFLTCLLQLFLTSDTIVQEDKPILLATTTSVQDTGLLEVLVDGFMKKTGLTVKAIAVGTGQALQLGKNGEVDILWVHSPDDEIEFVKNGYGLERTTFMHNDFVVLGPKNDPAKIKGLKTATKVFKRIACANVLFVSRGDNSGTHKKEKKLWQAVGKLPNKKCYIEAGQGMAATLNIANQKLAYCLTDRSTYLTLKKSLDLVVLFEGDKTLFNYYSLILVNPERFKGVNAQGTRKFFDYLLSNETRDIVENFGKDKFGKQIFYWDLSR
- a CDS encoding ABC transporter permease gives rise to the protein MIYIFEGFKKAIFLLLNLNPEILEIIRLSLLVSIASTIVAIIIGLPLGSVIALNRFHGKKLVIASINTGMGLPPVVVGLLVALILFRNGPLGFLGWLYTVKGMIIAQVIIATPIITGLSMAAVQSVDVKFYQQVIALGANKVQRVWVVFKEIKLSLLAAIVAGFGSVISEVGAVMMVGGNIKGQTRVLTTATVLETNMGNFDIAIALGLILLLISFMVNATLTLIQQRRL